The window CCTTGATCGCCTTGCCGATGGCTTCAATGTCGTTATAGGCGCCGGACGCGGTATCGACCTGGACCGCGAGGATCGCTTTTATCTTGTGGTCCTTGTCCTGCCGCAGGCGTTCTTCGACCTCGCTTGGGCGGATCGCGCGGCGCCAGTCGCCTTTCAGCACTTCGACCTCGGCGCCCATCGCCGCCGCAGCGTTGCCCCAGCCAATGGCAAAGCGGCCGCTTTCAAGGACTAACACCTTGTCGCCGCGCGACAGCACGTTGGAGAGCACCGCCTCCCAGGCGCCGTGGCCGTTGGCGATGTAGATGTAGGAACGACCTTTGGTGGCGAACAAATCGGAGAGATCGCGCAGCAGGCTGTCGGTCAAATTGACCATCTGGTCGGAATAGATGTCCAGCGCCGGGCGATGCATCGCCTGCAACACTTCGTCGGGCATGGTGGTGGGCCCGGGGATCGCCAGGAATTCCCGGCCGGCGCGAACGACCATTTTTGTTGTTCCTTATTGGTGGGCTCTCTTGAGGGAAGGGATGCAGGGGAATCGTAGGAAATTCAAGCCAAGATATGCGATAGAAGCCGTCATTGCGAGCCACCGGGTCGCGCGAATGCGCGCCCGATGACAGGCTCCGCGAAGCAATCCACAATTCGTCATTCCGGGGCGATGCGTAGCATCGAACCCGGAATCTCGAGATTCCCCGATGCGCAATTGCGCATCTGAGGTCTGGTGCTAACGCACCATCCCGGAATGACGATGTTCATTTCCCCAGCGCCTCGGCAATCCCTTTCCAGATTTCATCCTTCATCTCCGTCGCCGGCGGGCTCGGGATCACCGCGATCGGGCCGGTGCGCTTTTGGCACGCCTCGACCAGGCGCAAGATCCACACCTCGCCGTCGGTGTAATAGAGATCGCCGCCGCCGTTCCGCCCGGTCAAGGTCAGCCCGACGCCCGTGACCTGGTATTTTGCACTGACCATGCCAGCGCCTTCCAGATCGGCGGTGAGCAACGCGCGCTCGGCGTCGAGGTCGGCGTCGATATGATGGGTGATGGCGCCGGTGTAGTGGCTGATGCCGACGCCGCGGTCGTGGGTCGCCGCTCCCAGCCACACCGGGCGCTTCTCCTCGCCCTGGTCCAAGACCTTCCAGAACCGGACATGGTGGCGGCGGTCGGCGCTGTTGCCGTCGGGCTTTTCGAAGGCGAGATCTTCGCGGCGGCCGAGATAGAACAACGGGCTCACCGGCGCGTCGCGGTAGGGGCGGTCCATCAGCACGCTGCCGGCGATTTCGATCGAGGATTTCAGCGTCACCGGATCGGCGGGATACCAGCCGGCGGCCGCAATGGCGCAGAGCAAATCCTTGTTGTCGCCGACCAGACCGATATTGATGGGATCGCCGGGAATGCCCTGCGCGGTGCGCGTCACCATCGGAATCCGGGCGAGGTCTCTCTGATGCTCGTAATGGCTCCAGATCACCGGCAGCACGAGATAGGCCAGCGCCGTATAGGCCAGCACGACCGCGAGCGCGGCGAGCAGAAAGCGCTCCAGCCGCGAACGATCCGGCGGCGGCTGCGATTCGATATCGTCGTAGAGTTCAGCCACGTCGCGTGCGCTCCGCCTAGAGCCTGCCGCACACACCGACCTCATCCTGAGGAGCGCGCACTTGCGCGCGTCTCGAAGGATGGCCACGAGTCCATGCGTTGCGGCCATCCTTCGAGACGCTTGCTTCGCAAGCTCCTCAGGATGAGGTCTGAGGAGCAGAACTACCGCTTCGTCTCGCGGCAGCCGGCTGCTTCGGCCTCTTCGGTCGAGCAGAACCAGCGCGTGCCTTTTGCGATCTCCATCTTGATCCGCGCATACCAGCGGCTGGTCGGCGTGTGATAGATGCATTCACCGGAGCCGTTGACATTGCCCTTGATGGTGCAATCGGGCGAGGGCGCCACCGATCCGGAGGCGGATGCGAGCAGGATCGCGTGCGCATTCGGCGGCGGTTTGACCGCGCCCAAAATCGCGGTCTTCTTGTTGCGGACACGCCAGTCCCACGGCGCGATGAAGGCGCCCTGCCACATCCCGGCCTTGGCCTCGCGCGCGGCCTTTTCGTCCTCGTCATAGTCGTGTGAGAACCGCGTGTAGGACAGCGCCCAGCCGCTTCGCACCAACCATTTCTGGATGTCCTCGCCGTCGACCTCGCAGCGCGAAACCTGCCGGCCGCGGCGGTCGGTCTGGCGCACGTGACAGGTCCAGACCTTGTTCTCGGTATGTTTTATCAGCTCATCGCGCGCGGCAACCCCACAGGTCCAGCGCTCGCCGGAATTGTTGAGGCAAAGCTGATCCACCTCCGGCGCATCGATGCCGCCCAGACGAATCCGGCTCGAGCCGATCTGGACCTGATCGCCGCCGCGGACTTTTGCGACGCCGGTGATGTCGGCGGCGTCCGCTATCGCCGGCAGCAGGACGACAAACAGCGCGATCAGGAAATTCTTCAACATGAGAACCGATTTTCCAGGTGCAATGGCGCCATTGTGCGGCGGATCGCGCCGCCGTGCCAGCTTTAGGTGCTCAACTTAACGCGAGAAACGACTTTCTTACCTCGCCCCGCTTGCGGGGAGAGGTCGGAGACGAAGTCTCCGGGTGAGGGGGACTCACCGCGCGGACTTCAGCTTCAGAATTTGCGGAGGCGGCCCCTCACCCCAACCCTCTCCCCGCGAAGAGCGGGGCGAGGGAGAAGGAAGGGCAAAACCTCACGCCTCCCGCAGCATCGCCTTGCGCGCCAGCGCGAGCCCCATCAGCACGAAGGCCGACGTCACCTCGGGGCCGCCGACGAGGATGCGGGTCGGGGTCTTCATCTTGTTCCATTCATAGGCCTTGAACGGGCCACGGCGGCCGCCTTCGCCGGCGTGCGCGACGATACAATGCAGCGCCGGCGTGAAGGTCGCGACATCCGCCCCGAGATGGCCGAGCGCGATCAGCGCCAGCGCCGCGTCGAACGCGTTCATCTCGCCCGTGATCAGCACACCCTGCACATAGGCCAGCACGCGTTCGCGGATGAAATCGAACGCGCCGTCGGGGTCGATCGCGCGTCGGGCGGCGAGCGGCAGCGCGAGGTACGCCGCATAGCATCGGCCAAAATAGGCGCAATAGAGCTCGGGCAGATAATAGATGTGGGCGCGGGGATCGCAGAACGCGCCGCTTGCCGCGAGCTTCTTCTGGAAGCCGATGATGCGCTGAACCGTGTCGAGCCGCTGCGGCGTCTCGATGATCTTCCAGCGCACCAGATTGCGGAAGCTCACTTCCAGAATATCGAGATTGAGCGTCGGATCGAGATCGTTGCCGAACGGCCGCTCGCCGGCGAAATTATCGATCCAGGTGACGACGCCGCCTTCGTAATCGATGTTGTCGTTGAGCGGCACGGTCACGAGCGGCTCGTTGGCGCCGCCGCGGACCTGGTAGCCGGCATAAAAATCCAGTAGCGGCTGCTCCAGGATCGGATCGTCCGAGCCCGCCTGGGTCGCGGCCGAAAACGCGCACGCGGTCGTATCGCAATCCGGCACATAGATCCCAAAACCCAGATCCTGCTTGATCTGGGCGAAGAAGCGCGAGAAGCGCGGATGCGGCAGGGGCGCCAGCGCGGTGATGACGGAAAACGGCGAGCCATCCTGCGCGCGCACCTCCTCGCGGCTGGTGCTCAGGCAAAACTCGACCATCTCGCTGACCGCCCGGCGCGACGCCGCGGCCTGATCCGGCGAGGCCAGTCCGGTTTCCATAAAACTCAGCAATGCCTCGGTGAAGAAGGCGTCGTAATAGGCCGAGCGGTGGCGGATCTGCATCGGCTCCCACATCGGCTCGGCGATGCCTCGCCAGGGCGGGTTGATCAGGGCGCGGGCCGGCGAGCGCGCGATGAAGATGCGGGCGAGGTTGAACAATAATGTCGAGTTCTTGTAGCCGCGCGAGTTCAGCCCGGTCAGCGCCATCAGGAATTCGCGGCCACGCAGATCGGCGTCGCCAATCAGGTTGAAGGCGGCGTAGGTCGGGATGAACCCGTTGTTGCCGAACGAGCGTAAGAGATGCGCGCCGCAGGTCCGGATCACGGCCTCGATCTCGGCAAGCTCGGGCCCGCGCGCCGGCGCCGGCGCGGGGGCGGGCTTTGGATGCTTGAGGTCAATGGTGTCGAGCAGTTCGGCGACCGGCTGGCCGATCGCGGCCCAGTCCGGGGTCTCGTCGTCGCGCGCGGCGATCAGCGCGCCGCGCAGGCGTTGCAGGCGCGGCGCCTCGGATAGCTCTTTCAGGCCGGTCCGGCACAAGAGCGCCCGCAACGGCGGATTGCCGAGCGCGGTCCTGTAGAATTTGGCCAAATGCGGGTCGCCGCCGGGTGCGTGCCTGAGCAGGGGATCGCAGAGGTCATACAGCGACACCCCGTCCTTCCGGGCCGTCAATGCGCGGTAGGCGGCACCGGCAACATGCTGAAAACTCATGAAATTTCTCATCCGCAGCGGGCAGACCCGCGCGTTCCCTTCAAAGACCAGTGCTGAAGCATCTTCCGGTCCCGCGGCTTCATCCTTCGAGACGCCCGTCTTCGCCCTCTGGGCTACGCCGGGCTCCTCAGGATGAGGTCTTAGACCCTCATGGTGAGGAGCGCGGCATCGCCGCGCGTCTCGAACCATGAAGGCCCAACTGAACCGGAAAATGCCCTAGCGCCGCCTTCCTCCCCGAACCATGCAAGTGCTTGAAAAACTACACGAAACCCCGGGAAACACAAATGTGACGAAAGTCACAGCGGCGACGCGGCATTTCGCGCCAGTCTGGGCATTCGGAACGCAAGCGGCACGCAGGGGTTAAAACGGGACATAAGGCCCGATTTTAAAAGGGAACTCGAGGTGTGGCCGGCAAGGCCCAATCGCTCAAAATGCGTCTTTAGAATATGTCAATGAGGTTGCCCCATACGCCCCAGCGGGCTAAAGACTTCGCTGCTGCGGTGCCGCAAATTGAGCGCAATTGGACGGCAAACCGTCCCTTACTCCCTAAAACCTAAACGGCGCAGGCGCGACTAAAAAGGCGTGCCCCAAAAAAATGACGACGTCGATTGACCAGGAACGAAACGCCATGAATGTAGGCCAGTTACGCATTTCCCGCCGCTCGATCGCTATGGCCGCCGCCTTGGTCGGCATGGTGTCGCTGGCGATTGGCGCCCATGCTGCGCTCAACATGCGCGCGCTGGATGCCGCCAAGGCGATCGAGACCGAGCAGAGCACGTTTGCCGCCGGCAAGCATGCCTCGAAGATCGCACTCGTGATCGGCAACGGCAATTATCCCGACGCGTCCGATCCCCTGGCCCAGCCGATCAACGACGCCCGCGCGCTGACGGCCGCACTTCGTCATAACGGCTTTGACGTCGACGTCGTCGAGGATGCTTCCAGGGACGACATGGCCCGCGCGGTCGAGCGGATGAAGGCCAAGATCCGTCCCGATTCCGTGGTCATGCTGTTCTTCGGCGGCTATGGCGTCCAGGTCGGCCGCGAAAGCTTTATGATCCCGGTCGATGCCACGATCTGGAAGGAGACCGATGTGCGCCGCCAGGGCGTCAGCATCGAATCCGTGCTCGACATGATGAAGGAGCAGGGCGCGAGGGCAAAACTCGTCGTGATCGATGCCTCTAGGCGCAACCCCTATGAGCGCCGCTTCCGCGCCTTCTCCCATGGGCTGGCCCCGATCGCGGCCCCCGACAACGCGTTGATCCTGACCTCGGCCACCCCCGGCAAGGTCGCCGACGACGGCAAGGGCCGCCACAGCGTGCTGATGACCGAGCTTTTGGCCAATCTGAACGCGCAGGCCACGGGCGCCGAGACCGTCTTCAACAAAACCCGCGTCGCGATCTCGCGCGCCTCCGACGGCGAGCAGGTCCCCTCCGTCTCGTCCTCGCTCTTGGAAGACGTCCGCCTCGGCGGCGAAAGCGCCGGCGGGTAAGGGCTAATCCTCGAGCCGCTTGCGCGCTGCACCTCGCCCCGCCTGCGGGGAGAGGTCGCCCGGCGAAGCGTAGCGAAGTCGGGCGGGTGAGGGGGACTCACCGCGAGGACTTCATCTCCAGAATTTGCGGAAGCAGCCCCTCACCCCAACCCTCTCCCCGCAAGAGCGGGGCGAGGGAGAAGAAAAAGATCAGCGCGCTTCGCACACGCCTTGTGGTTAGTCACCTCTCCCCGCTTGCGGGGAGAGGTCGGATCGCATCGCAGATGCGATCCGGGTGAGGGGGACTCTCCGCGCACTCTTCATCTTCGGAATTTGCGGAGACAGCCCCTCACCCCAACCCTCTCAGAGCGAGCTTCGCTCGTCTCGACCCCGCGAAGAGCGGGGCGAGGGAGACCTCACTTCGCATCCGCAGCTGCCGTCAACGCCCTTACCGGATCCCCCTCGCGCAGCAGCGCGCCGGCGCGCGCCACCACGATGTCGCCTTCCTGCAGGCCTTCCTTGATTTCGACCTGGCCGTTGAGCATCAGCCCGACCGCGACCCGCCGCGTCTCGATCCGCCCGCGCCGCACCACCTGGACCACGGTGCCGGCCGAGCCATAGAGCACGGCGGTGAGCGGCACCGACACGCCGCAGCTCTGCCCGGTCGTGATCCCCGCGCGGCCGGAGGAATTGACCAATAGCCGCTGGTTCGCCGTCAGCGCGATGAAGACCTGGCCGAGCTGGCTGTCGGGCTGCACCGTCGGCGCCACCCGCCGCACCCGCCCCGCCACCTCGGGCCCGCCGACCACCTTGACCCGCGCCGGCTGGTTGACTTGGAGTTTTGCAAGATCCGCGGTCGGCACCAGGCCGATGAGATCGAATTCGCTGCGCGCGATGATGGAAAACAGCGCTTCCCCGCGCCCCGAGGCCTGCGCCCCGATCACCGCGGACGAATTCGAGATCAGGCCTGCCACCGGCGCCTGCACCACCTGCATGCCGCCTTCGGGCAGCGTCAGCCGGGCGAGCGTCTGGCCGGCGGTCACCGTATCCCCGGCATCCGCCAGGATTTCAGCCACCTTCAACCCCGGCCGTTCGGGGCGCACCGCCGTCTCCTCCCGCGCCAGCACGATGCCCGACACCTCGACGATGTCGTTGAAGCAGGATTTTGCGGCTTTGAGCACGGTGACCGCCGCGCCCTTGGGGGCGTCGGGGTCGTCGGCGGCGAAGGTGGGGTGGGGGAGGAGGGTGAGGAGGGCTGCGGCGGCGGGCGCGAGTAAGGTGCGCGAAAGCCTCAGCGAGGCGAAAGGATTCATCGGCATCCCATTCTCGTTTTCGAGGTTATCGATATCAGAAGGCTGGCTCTGGAGCCAAGCGACAATGGAAATTGGGGACGTGATAGCAGATTTCAGGGTGAATTTTGACCAGAGAATTTAAAGGTCTGACCAAGCTGGAGCAGGCAAAGGATAGTTCGGCTAGGTTAGGCTTTCAGGTCGTCATTTGAAATCAAGGCCTAGTCCTACATCTGCAAATCACGGCATACTGGGGCATGAATAAACCTAAAGCTGCAGATTACATCCGCGAGTACCTCGTGCGCATGGCCGAGATACGCGGGACCGGCGGGGCCACCAAAGAAACATCCTATTACAGCGCCCTCGAAAACCTTTTGAACCATTTCGGCAAGGACCTCCGCCCTCGAGTTATCTGCAACGGCCAGCTCCGTAATCAAGGTGCCGGAAACCCAGACTTTGGCCTCTATACGAAAACCCAACTGCA is drawn from Bradyrhizobium lablabi and contains these coding sequences:
- a CDS encoding LssY C-terminal domain-containing protein, whose amino-acid sequence is MAELYDDIESQPPPDRSRLERFLLAALAVVLAYTALAYLVLPVIWSHYEHQRDLARIPMVTRTAQGIPGDPINIGLVGDNKDLLCAIAAAGWYPADPVTLKSSIEIAGSVLMDRPYRDAPVSPLFYLGRREDLAFEKPDGNSADRRHHVRFWKVLDQGEEKRPVWLGAATHDRGVGISHYTGAITHHIDADLDAERALLTADLEGAGMVSAKYQVTGVGLTLTGRNGGGDLYYTDGEVWILRLVEACQKRTGPIAVIPSPPATEMKDEIWKGIAEALGK
- a CDS encoding thermonuclease family protein — translated: MLKNFLIALFVVLLPAIADAADITGVAKVRGGDQVQIGSSRIRLGGIDAPEVDQLCLNNSGERWTCGVAARDELIKHTENKVWTCHVRQTDRRGRQVSRCEVDGEDIQKWLVRSGWALSYTRFSHDYDEDEKAAREAKAGMWQGAFIAPWDWRVRNKKTAILGAVKPPPNAHAILLASASGSVAPSPDCTIKGNVNGSGECIYHTPTSRWYARIKMEIAKGTRWFCSTEEAEAAGCRETKR
- a CDS encoding caspase family protein yields the protein MNVGQLRISRRSIAMAAALVGMVSLAIGAHAALNMRALDAAKAIETEQSTFAAGKHASKIALVIGNGNYPDASDPLAQPINDARALTAALRHNGFDVDVVEDASRDDMARAVERMKAKIRPDSVVMLFFGGYGVQVGRESFMIPVDATIWKETDVRRQGVSIESVLDMMKEQGARAKLVVIDASRRNPYERRFRAFSHGLAPIAAPDNALILTSATPGKVADDGKGRHSVLMTELLANLNAQATGAETVFNKTRVAISRASDGEQVPSVSSSLLEDVRLGGESAGG
- a CDS encoding efflux RND transporter periplasmic adaptor subunit; the encoded protein is MPMNPFASLRLSRTLLAPAAAALLTLLPHPTFAADDPDAPKGAAVTVLKAAKSCFNDIVEVSGIVLAREETAVRPERPGLKVAEILADAGDTVTAGQTLARLTLPEGGMQVVQAPVAGLISNSSAVIGAQASGRGEALFSIIARSEFDLIGLVPTADLAKLQVNQPARVKVVGGPEVAGRVRRVAPTVQPDSQLGQVFIALTANQRLLVNSSGRAGITTGQSCGVSVPLTAVLYGSAGTVVQVVRRGRIETRRVAVGLMLNGQVEIKEGLQEGDIVVARAGALLREGDPVRALTAAADAK